The Kineothrix sp. MB12-C1 genome includes a window with the following:
- the istA gene encoding IS21 family transposase, producing the protein MQDYNTIIGVIQMRQNKCSISVIQDRYHIGSGTVQLILKRYNASGFALEQLKSMEPPEVEMLFYPPENLQRKDIQLPEFQHYFNRIHSKGSKVNVSYCWMEYKQEHPDGYEQSQFYELYNRFVEQNFGKRDVKMAVERVPGEKMYIDWVGDQPELLMDPETGEIRKVHLFVTTMGLSSYIYAEAFLDEKLQSFSTGTVHALQFYEGIPKYLVPDNLKAAVTKHTKDELILQSAYSDLEDFYDTIVLPPPPRKPKGKPTVENHVRYLETHLVEKLKENIYISLEELNADIQKIVATLNSRKFQNKNYSRADAFVKYDKPCMKPLPGGCFTVCDYKTVTRIPDNYHIEYDDHYYSVVYTHCGKPAIIKATASEIRICDGYNRLICKHKRSYKDFPKYITEDSHMRPEHLYYKEVNEKDGAYYRRWASVFGPNMEECIDRLLKASKHEEQAYNACAGLLHTVKEMPHGIVEETARQCIQMNSCRYKTFKQVLSRMQSNPISPGDLPEHENIRGKGFYK; encoded by the coding sequence ATGCAAGACTACAACACTATTATTGGCGTGATTCAAATGCGCCAGAATAAGTGCTCAATCAGTGTGATCCAAGACCGATATCATATCGGCTCCGGAACGGTGCAGCTTATTCTAAAACGTTACAATGCTTCGGGTTTCGCCCTGGAGCAACTAAAATCCATGGAACCACCTGAGGTTGAGATGCTGTTTTATCCACCCGAGAACCTACAACGCAAAGACATCCAACTACCAGAATTCCAGCACTATTTCAATCGTATTCATTCCAAAGGAAGTAAGGTGAATGTATCTTACTGTTGGATGGAATACAAACAGGAACATCCTGATGGATACGAACAATCCCAGTTCTACGAACTTTATAACCGCTTCGTAGAACAAAACTTTGGAAAGCGTGATGTCAAGATGGCAGTGGAACGCGTTCCCGGAGAAAAAATGTACATCGATTGGGTCGGTGACCAACCAGAGCTATTAATGGATCCAGAAACCGGCGAAATACGGAAGGTACATTTATTCGTAACCACGATGGGACTTAGCAGCTATATCTATGCGGAAGCATTCTTAGATGAAAAGTTGCAAAGCTTCTCGACAGGAACGGTTCATGCACTTCAATTCTATGAAGGGATACCTAAGTATCTTGTTCCTGACAATTTAAAAGCTGCTGTTACAAAGCATACCAAGGATGAGCTGATTTTACAGTCTGCTTATTCTGATCTGGAAGATTTCTACGATACGATCGTACTCCCTCCACCGCCTCGAAAACCGAAAGGGAAACCTACCGTGGAGAATCACGTGCGCTATCTTGAAACCCATCTTGTAGAAAAACTCAAAGAGAACATTTATATCTCTTTGGAAGAGTTGAACGCTGACATACAAAAAATAGTAGCGACCCTCAACTCTAGGAAATTTCAAAACAAGAATTACTCAAGAGCCGACGCATTTGTAAAGTACGACAAACCGTGTATGAAACCACTGCCAGGCGGATGCTTCACGGTATGCGATTACAAAACAGTCACAAGAATTCCTGATAATTACCACATCGAGTATGACGATCACTACTATTCAGTAGTGTATACCCATTGTGGAAAACCTGCAATTATAAAGGCAACAGCATCAGAAATCCGTATCTGCGATGGATACAACAGATTGATCTGCAAACACAAACGGTCTTACAAGGACTTTCCCAAATACATCACAGAAGATAGTCATATGAGACCGGAACACCTTTACTACAAGGAAGTCAATGAAAAGGATGGTGCTTACTATAGGCGCTGGGCTTCAGTATTCGGACCTAACATGGAAGAATGCATTGATAGGCTACTGAAAGCTTCTAAACACGAGGAACAAGCCTATAATGCGTGTGCTGGGCTTCTTCATACGGTAAAAGAAATGCCGCATGGAATCGTAGAAGAAACAGCACGTCAGTGTATTCAAATGAACTCCTGCCGTTACAAAACATTTAAGCAGGTATTAAGTCGAATGCAAAGCAATCCGATTAGTCCAGGAGATCTTCCTGAACACGAAAACATCCGAGGAAAGGGCTTCTATAAGTAA
- the dtd gene encoding D-aminoacyl-tRNA deacylase codes for MRFVIQRVKEADVKVEGDVIGEIKQGFLVLVGVSQSDTKTLADKMIKKLIGLRIFEDENGKTNLDIKTVHGKMLIISQFTLYADCKKGNRPSFIRAGAPDAASQLYEYIIEKCKEELPNVQSGSFGADMKVSLINDGPFTIILDSEEIFGE; via the coding sequence ATGCGTTTCGTAATACAGAGAGTAAAAGAGGCTGATGTTAAGGTAGAAGGTGATGTAATAGGAGAAATCAAACAGGGATTTCTCGTTTTAGTAGGAGTCAGCCAATCTGATACGAAAACGCTCGCCGATAAAATGATTAAAAAATTAATTGGTCTGCGAATCTTTGAAGATGAAAATGGAAAGACCAATTTAGATATTAAAACAGTTCATGGCAAAATGTTAATTATTTCACAATTCACATTATATGCAGATTGCAAGAAAGGTAATCGGCCTTCATTCATTCGCGCCGGCGCTCCTGATGCAGCGAGTCAGCTATATGAATATATCATCGAAAAATGCAAGGAAGAACTTCCTAATGTGCAATCAGGCAGCTTCGGGGCTGATATGAAAGTTTCCTTAATCAATGATGGACCTTTTACAATTATACTTGATTCCGAAGAGATATTCGGCGAATAG
- a CDS encoding AI-2E family transporter — MKFHIDKKYFYWGMTAFLVFAASICLYYLLFHGANVSGGFHTVVRIAMPILDGFLLAYLLTPILNTVEKKMLIPLCHKYRIELTKKTSKRIRMLSILITVVLVTAVLYGFFAMVIPQLIRSIQSIVFQFPIYINNLSLWSTRLLADNPKFEAIVMDLLNQYSGELTNYLNHNLIPQMNELLKNLSLSFLSFLMQLWNLIIGFVISIYILSSKELFAGQAKKIAYALFETKEANALIANVRFTHRTFSGFIIGKIIDSAIIGVICFAGTSLMGTPYSVLISVIVGITNVIPFFGPYLGAIPSALLILMVDPLQCLYFIIFILVLQQVDGNIIGPKILGDSTGLSGFWVIFSITLFGGMFGILGMIVGVPVFAIFYAAVRSSVNQMLRKKKMPVKTKEYMDVGSIENGDFIPYESEKKAQHAGSESQPRNKLLRPFNQFKTTDKNQMTAQKNNDADVPEKSEEDQR, encoded by the coding sequence ATGAAATTTCATATTGACAAAAAGTATTTTTATTGGGGCATGACAGCATTTTTAGTTTTTGCTGCTAGTATATGTCTATATTATTTATTATTCCATGGTGCAAATGTTTCAGGCGGGTTTCATACCGTCGTACGGATAGCGATGCCCATACTAGATGGCTTTCTTTTGGCATATTTGTTGACCCCCATCTTAAATACAGTAGAAAAGAAGATGCTCATTCCATTATGCCATAAATATAGGATAGAACTGACGAAAAAAACGTCTAAAAGGATACGAATGCTTTCCATTTTAATCACGGTAGTCCTTGTTACCGCTGTATTATACGGATTCTTTGCCATGGTTATCCCACAGTTGATCAGAAGCATCCAGAGCATTGTATTTCAATTTCCAATATATATTAACAATCTTTCTCTTTGGAGCACTCGACTTTTAGCTGACAACCCCAAATTTGAAGCAATTGTGATGGATTTATTGAATCAATATTCAGGTGAATTAACTAATTACTTAAATCATAACTTGATACCTCAGATGAATGAGTTGCTTAAAAATCTTTCTTTAAGTTTTTTAAGCTTCTTAATGCAACTATGGAATCTGATTATCGGATTTGTTATATCTATCTATATTTTGAGCAGTAAAGAACTTTTTGCCGGACAAGCTAAGAAAATTGCTTATGCGTTATTTGAGACAAAGGAAGCAAATGCACTAATTGCAAATGTTCGATTTACACATCGAACTTTCAGTGGATTTATTATAGGTAAAATCATAGATTCTGCCATTATAGGTGTTATATGCTTTGCCGGAACGAGCTTAATGGGAACGCCTTATTCGGTTCTAATCAGTGTAATTGTAGGTATTACAAACGTTATTCCTTTTTTTGGACCTTATCTTGGAGCTATTCCAAGTGCCTTACTTATTCTAATGGTTGATCCCTTACAATGTTTGTATTTTATTATCTTTATTTTAGTTCTACAGCAAGTTGACGGAAATATTATCGGTCCAAAGATACTGGGAGATTCTACCGGATTATCTGGATTTTGGGTGATTTTCTCTATCACCTTATTCGGGGGCATGTTCGGAATTCTTGGAATGATTGTCGGTGTTCCAGTCTTCGCAATTTTCTATGCTGCGGTGCGTTCATCGGTAAATCAAATGCTTCGCAAGAAAAAGATGCCAGTGAAAACGAAGGAATATATGGATGTAGGTTCCATTGAAAATGGTGATTTTATTCCCTATGAATCCGAAAAGAAAGCGCAACATGCGGGTAGCGAATCCCAGCCCAGGAACAAACTTCTTAGACCATTTAATCAGTTTAAAACTACAGATAAAAATCAAATGACTGCACAAAAGAATAACGATGCAGATGTACCGGAAAAAAGCGAAGAAGATCAGAGGTAG
- a CDS encoding tyrosine-type recombinase/integrase: MENNRNYHEEQNKLNTMRMRNVLLELPAFCKQFFRGIENTTSTKTRLAYAYDLRVFFEYMQKNNSYCRTMEIKDFPLSIMEQITREDIEEYLEYISLYQKDNREITNEERGKSRKLASLRSFYNYFYQSELIEKNPAVLIPMPKLHEKEIIRLDADEVSVLLDQVEDGTKLTKSQLKYHEKTKLRDTALLTLLLGTGIRVSECVGLDLDDVDFKNNGIKIRRKGGFETIVYFGEEVETALKNYLEKRYHTIPLSGHEKALFLSLQNRRITVRAVENLVKKYASTVTTLKKITPHKLRSTYGTSLYRETGDIYLVADVLGHKDINTTRKHYAALEDERRRKAAKAVKLREP, translated from the coding sequence ATGGAAAACAACAGAAATTATCATGAAGAACAAAATAAACTAAATACGATGCGAATGAGAAATGTGCTTCTGGAGCTTCCGGCTTTTTGCAAACAGTTTTTTCGAGGAATAGAAAATACTACTTCTACGAAGACAAGACTGGCTTATGCTTATGATTTGCGAGTATTTTTCGAATATATGCAAAAAAATAACAGTTATTGCCGGACAATGGAAATAAAGGACTTCCCCTTATCTATTATGGAGCAGATAACTCGTGAGGATATTGAAGAATATTTAGAATATATTAGTTTATATCAAAAGGATAATCGTGAAATTACCAATGAAGAGCGAGGGAAATCCCGCAAATTAGCATCTCTTAGAAGTTTTTATAATTACTTTTATCAATCGGAACTGATAGAAAAAAATCCAGCCGTATTGATACCTATGCCAAAGCTTCATGAAAAAGAAATTATACGTCTCGATGCTGATGAAGTATCTGTACTGTTGGATCAAGTAGAGGATGGCACTAAGTTAACTAAGAGTCAATTAAAGTATCATGAGAAGACAAAACTTCGTGATACTGCCCTTCTGACATTGCTTTTGGGAACAGGTATCCGTGTTTCAGAATGTGTAGGACTTGATTTAGATGATGTTGATTTCAAAAATAATGGAATAAAGATACGCCGGAAAGGCGGATTTGAAACTATTGTTTATTTTGGAGAAGAGGTTGAGACAGCTTTAAAAAACTATTTAGAAAAACGTTATCATACTATCCCGCTCTCGGGTCATGAAAAAGCACTATTTTTATCTTTACAGAATCGTAGAATTACAGTTCGCGCAGTGGAAAATCTCGTTAAGAAATATGCTTCTACGGTAACGACTTTAAAGAAAATAACTCCTCATAAGCTTCGCAGTACATATGGAACTTCTCTTTATAGAGAAACTGGAGATATTTATCTTGTGGCCGATGTGCTTGGGCATAAGGACATCAATACAACAAGAAAACACTATGCTGCTCTGGAGGATGAAAGAAGGCGTAAGGCTGCAAAAGCGGTTAAATTAAGAGAACCTTAG
- a CDS encoding LysM peptidoglycan-binding domain-containing protein — translation MSKSERRIHNNKLRRQRQRRKNVLLFATTFLLVAALSFGINAIVSNAKSKTEAVEYKYYKSIIIERGDTLSTIASKYMGDNYRTVEEYVAELVKINGLRDDKIAAGNYLIIPYFSVEFIS, via the coding sequence ATGAGTAAGAGCGAAAGAAGAATACATAATAACAAGCTTAGAAGACAACGCCAAAGAAGAAAAAATGTTTTATTGTTTGCAACAACCTTCCTTCTGGTAGCAGCATTGTCTTTCGGTATTAATGCTATTGTTTCCAACGCAAAATCAAAGACAGAAGCAGTGGAGTACAAGTATTACAAAAGCATTATAATAGAAAGAGGTGATACTTTATCAACTATCGCTTCCAAGTATATGGGTGACAATTACAGGACAGTAGAGGAATACGTTGCAGAATTAGTAAAAATTAACGGATTGCGAGATGATAAGATCGCTGCCGGAAATTATCTTATTATTCCTTATTTCTCTGTAGAATTTATAAGTTAA
- the lexA gene encoding transcriptional repressor LexA, whose amino-acid sequence MGYGKITNKQKEILEYIKDAILTRGYPPAVREICEAVNLKSTSSVHSHLETLEKNGYIRRDPTKPRAIEICDDSFQMVRTEMVSLPIIGNVAAGQPILAEENIESYFPVPAEFVPSGDSFVLKVKGDSMINAGIHSGDQIFVNSCTSASNGEMIVALIDDSATVKTFYKEDGHIRLQPENDSMDPIIVDDCQILGKVFGVFRLMK is encoded by the coding sequence ATGGGCTATGGCAAGATTACTAATAAACAGAAAGAAATTTTAGAATACATAAAAGATGCTATTTTAACGAGAGGTTATCCGCCTGCAGTGCGAGAAATCTGCGAGGCAGTTAATTTGAAGTCAACCTCTTCTGTCCATTCACATCTAGAGACATTGGAGAAGAACGGTTATATCAGAAGGGATCCTACAAAGCCCCGCGCAATTGAGATATGTGATGATAGTTTCCAAATGGTGCGTACAGAGATGGTTAGCTTACCGATTATTGGAAATGTTGCTGCAGGACAGCCTATTTTAGCAGAAGAAAATATTGAGAGTTATTTCCCTGTTCCGGCTGAATTTGTACCGTCCGGTGACTCTTTTGTTTTAAAAGTAAAAGGCGATTCTATGATAAATGCCGGCATTCATAGTGGAGATCAAATTTTTGTCAATTCTTGTACTTCTGCTTCTAATGGTGAGATGATTGTCGCTCTTATCGATGATTCTGCTACCGTTAAGACGTTCTACAAGGAAGATGGGCATATTCGCTTACAGCCTGAGAATGACTCTATGGATCCTATTATCGTAGATGACTGTCAAATTCTTGGTAAAGTATTTGGTGTGTTTCGGTTGATGAAATAA
- a CDS encoding cytidylate kinase-like family protein — protein sequence MDSININKKVVITIARQYGSGGRTIGEMLSEDLNIHYYDKELLKLASEESGINERLFVNADEKIKMTNLLKVIKSVYTGQLIPPESDNFVSDMNLFNYQAKVIKELAEEESCVIIGRCADYILKDYDNVLSVFIHAPKDYCLEQAAKKVSMPTKELEKYIAKIDKMRAEYYKYYTGREWTDARNYDLCLDSSKLGFERCIEEIKSYIHVRFHN from the coding sequence ATGGATTCTATTAATATCAATAAGAAAGTAGTAATTACAATAGCGAGGCAGTATGGAAGCGGCGGCCGAACCATAGGTGAAATGCTTTCAGAAGATTTGAATATTCATTACTATGATAAGGAACTGTTAAAGCTGGCATCTGAAGAAAGCGGAATCAATGAACGACTTTTCGTCAATGCAGATGAAAAGATAAAGATGACCAACTTGCTTAAGGTAATCAAAAGTGTATATACCGGGCAGCTCATCCCCCCTGAAAGCGACAATTTTGTTTCAGATATGAATTTGTTCAATTATCAGGCTAAGGTTATCAAAGAACTTGCAGAAGAAGAGTCCTGTGTTATTATAGGACGCTGTGCTGATTATATATTGAAGGACTATGACAATGTGCTTAGCGTCTTCATTCATGCACCGAAAGATTATTGCCTGGAACAAGCGGCTAAAAAAGTAAGCATGCCTACAAAAGAACTGGAAAAATATATTGCAAAGATAGATAAAATGCGAGCAGAATATTACAAATATTATACAGGACGCGAATGGACCGATGCCAGAAATTATGATTTGTGTCTTGATAGCTCGAAACTCGGGTTCGAACGTTGTATTGAAGAGATTAAATCTTATATTCATGTAAGATTCCATAATTAA
- a CDS encoding ABC transporter ATP-binding protein has product MAMLEIRDLEVYYGVIQAIKGISFDVNEGEVIALIGANGAGKTTILHTITGLLAAKSGSIQFEGQDIAKIPGYKIVSMGMAHVPEGRRVFSELTVLQNLKMGAYTRKDKKEIEDTLKMIYKRFPRLEERQNQISGTLSGGEQQMLAMGRALMSHPKIILMDEPSMGLSPIFVNEIFDIIREVSESGTTVLLVEQNAKKALSIADRAYVLETGNIVLEGKASELLNDDSIKKAYLGEA; this is encoded by the coding sequence ATGGCAATGCTTGAAATCAGGGATTTAGAAGTATATTATGGCGTAATTCAGGCAATCAAAGGAATTTCCTTCGATGTTAATGAAGGAGAGGTCATTGCTCTTATCGGAGCAAATGGCGCCGGAAAAACGACTATTCTTCATACGATAACCGGTCTTCTTGCTGCTAAAAGCGGAAGTATCCAATTTGAAGGGCAGGATATCGCTAAGATTCCGGGATATAAGATTGTTTCTATGGGAATGGCGCACGTTCCGGAAGGACGAAGAGTTTTCTCCGAACTTACTGTGTTGCAGAACCTTAAAATGGGAGCGTATACAAGAAAAGATAAGAAGGAAATCGAAGATACTCTGAAGATGATTTACAAAAGATTCCCCCGATTGGAGGAACGTCAGAATCAGATATCGGGAACACTCAGCGGAGGAGAACAGCAGATGCTCGCTATGGGAAGAGCTCTTATGTCACATCCTAAGATTATTCTTATGGATGAGCCCTCTATGGGCCTTTCTCCGATTTTCGTAAATGAGATTTTCGATATTATAAGAGAAGTGAGCGAAAGCGGAACTACCGTTTTGCTGGTAGAACAGAATGCAAAAAAAGCGCTCTCTATCGCGGATCGCGCTTATGTACTCGAAACAGGAAACATAGTGCTGGAAGGAAAAGCGAGCGAGCTTTTAAATGATGATTCCATTAAAAAAGCTTATCTTGGCGAAGCATAA
- a CDS encoding ABC transporter ATP-binding protein: protein MALLEVKNLTISFGGLRAVDDFNIEIKEGQLYGLIGPNGAGKTTVFNLLTGVYKPNEGIIKLGDQDITGLKTVDINKAGVARTFQNIRLFKALTVLDNVKAGLHNNYHYSTIEGIFRLPSYYRVEKEMNEKAMELLKVFDLDKEANYLAANLPYGKQRKLEIARALATKPKLLLLDEPAAGMNPNETGELMDTIRFVRDEFRMTILLIEHDMKLVSGICEELTVLNFGRVLTQGKTSTVLNDPQVITAYLGE from the coding sequence ATGGCATTGTTAGAAGTAAAGAATTTAACCATTTCTTTTGGCGGTTTGCGGGCAGTAGATGATTTTAATATCGAGATAAAAGAAGGACAGTTATATGGTCTTATCGGTCCTAATGGTGCCGGTAAAACAACAGTCTTCAATCTTTTAACAGGAGTATATAAACCTAATGAAGGCATTATTAAGCTGGGAGATCAGGATATCACAGGGCTGAAGACTGTGGATATCAATAAAGCCGGAGTTGCCAGAACTTTTCAGAATATTCGCTTATTTAAGGCATTGACTGTATTGGATAATGTAAAGGCAGGACTTCATAATAATTATCATTATTCCACTATCGAAGGTATCTTCCGACTTCCGTCTTATTATAGGGTGGAAAAGGAAATGAATGAGAAAGCGATGGAGCTTTTAAAGGTATTCGACCTGGATAAAGAGGCTAATTATCTTGCAGCTAATCTTCCTTATGGAAAGCAGCGCAAATTGGAAATCGCAAGAGCTTTGGCCACTAAGCCCAAGCTGCTTCTTCTCGATGAACCGGCAGCCGGCATGAATCCCAATGAGACGGGAGAGTTAATGGATACGATTCGTTTTGTGCGCGATGAGTTCCGGATGACAATTCTTCTCATAGAGCATGATATGAAGCTCGTTTCAGGTATCTGCGAGGAATTAACAGTATTAAATTTCGGTCGTGTTCTAACGCAGGGAAAAACGAGTACAGTATTAAACGATCCCCAAGTAATTACCGCATATCTTGGGGAGTAA
- a CDS encoding branched-chain amino acid ABC transporter permease: MNNKLNFLSKNLKLNKVGKNNLITYLLVLGIFIIVQVLLATDNMSSLMQGLLVPLCIYVMLAISLNLTVGILGELSLGHAGFMCVGAFSGAFFSKCLNGTMPDGLRFVLAIIIGAAVAGLFGILIGIPVLRLKGDYLAIVTLAFGEIIKNLVNVMYIGRDSNGFHFSMKDFLSLNMEEDGEILVNGAQGITGTPNDSNFLIGTILIFLSLFIILNLIHSRDGRAIMSIRDNRIAAESIGINITKYKLMAFSISASIAGVAGVLYAHNLSTLTALPKNFGYNMSIMILVFVVLGGIGNIRGSIISAIVLTLLPELLRGLSDYRMLIYAIVLIAMMLFNWSPKAILWKERIREKYFPKIKAKKEVK; this comes from the coding sequence ATGAATAACAAGCTAAATTTTCTTTCTAAAAACTTAAAATTAAATAAGGTAGGTAAAAATAATCTTATCACCTATTTGCTGGTACTCGGTATATTTATTATCGTTCAAGTGCTTCTTGCTACAGACAATATGTCTAGTTTGATGCAAGGGCTTTTGGTTCCTCTTTGCATCTATGTTATGTTGGCGATATCCTTGAACTTAACAGTAGGTATTTTAGGGGAATTGAGCCTTGGTCATGCAGGTTTTATGTGCGTTGGTGCATTCTCCGGTGCTTTTTTCTCCAAATGTCTAAATGGTACTATGCCTGATGGATTAAGATTCGTTCTCGCTATTATAATCGGGGCTGCCGTAGCCGGACTTTTTGGAATTCTTATCGGTATCCCGGTATTACGTCTGAAGGGTGACTATCTGGCTATCGTAACATTGGCTTTTGGTGAGATTATTAAAAACCTTGTAAATGTTATGTATATCGGAAGGGATAGCAATGGTTTTCACTTTTCCATGAAAGACTTTCTTTCCTTAAATATGGAAGAGGATGGAGAGATTCTTGTGAACGGCGCACAAGGTATTACGGGAACGCCTAATGATTCCAACTTTCTCATCGGTACCATTTTGATATTTCTTTCCTTATTTATTATATTGAACCTGATTCATTCCAGGGACGGAAGAGCAATTATGTCAATCCGTGATAACCGTATCGCAGCAGAATCCATCGGAATCAATATTACTAAATACAAACTGATGGCATTTTCTATCTCTGCATCCATCGCAGGCGTAGCGGGTGTTTTATATGCGCATAATTTATCCACTTTAACTGCGCTTCCGAAGAACTTCGGATATAATATGTCCATCATGATTCTCGTATTCGTTGTCCTCGGTGGAATTGGAAATATCCGCGGTTCTATAATATCTGCGATTGTTCTTACTTTGCTTCCTGAACTTCTTCGCGGACTGAGCGATTATCGAATGCTCATTTATGCTATCGTACTAATTGCAATGATGTTATTTAATTGGAGTCCAAAGGCAATCTTGTGGAAAGAACGAATAAGAGAAAAATATTTCCCTAAAATCAAAGCAAAAAAGGAGGTTAAATAA
- a CDS encoding branched-chain amino acid ABC transporter permease has protein sequence MSFISYLINGISLGSVYAIIALGYTMVYGIAKMLNFAHGDVIMVGAFAVFTIVSTMGLPPMLGIFIAIIICIIFGITIERIAYKPLRNAASPLAVLITAIGVSYLLQNVALIIFGANTKSFTSVVSLSPLMLAGGQLIISGETLITIAIGILVMIILTLFINKTKAGQAMLAVSEDKGAAQLMGINVNGTIALTFAIGSALAAVAGVLLCSAYPSLTPYTGAMPGIKAFVAAVFGGIGSIPGAMIGGILLGIIEILGKAYISSQMADAIVFAVLIIVLLVKPTGILGKKIQEKV, from the coding sequence ATGAGCTTTATTTCTTATTTGATTAATGGCATCAGCCTTGGCAGCGTATATGCCATTATAGCACTTGGATATACGATGGTTTATGGAATTGCCAAGATGCTTAATTTCGCCCACGGAGATGTTATTATGGTGGGAGCTTTCGCCGTATTTACCATAGTCAGCACTATGGGACTTCCTCCGATGCTCGGTATCTTTATTGCGATTATTATATGTATTATATTCGGTATTACTATTGAACGTATCGCCTATAAACCGCTTCGCAATGCAGCTTCCCCCCTCGCCGTTCTAATTACGGCCATCGGTGTTAGTTATTTACTTCAAAATGTGGCATTGATTATTTTTGGCGCTAATACTAAATCCTTTACTTCAGTGGTTTCACTTTCTCCCCTTATGCTGGCAGGCGGTCAGCTTATTATTTCCGGCGAGACACTTATAACCATTGCTATAGGGATTTTGGTTATGATTATCTTGACCCTGTTCATTAATAAGACGAAAGCGGGACAGGCGATGCTTGCCGTATCGGAAGATAAGGGAGCTGCACAGCTTATGGGAATCAATGTAAACGGTACCATTGCTCTTACCTTTGCTATCGGTTCTGCTCTGGCAGCTGTTGCCGGCGTGCTATTATGTTCTGCTTATCCATCCCTGACGCCTTATACGGGCGCTATGCCGGGAATTAAAGCCTTTGTGGCTGCAGTATTCGGCGGTATCGGTTCTATTCCAGGTGCCATGATTGGTGGTATTTTACTTGGTATCATCGAAATTTTAGGAAAAGCATATATTTCTTCCCAGATGGCAGACGCTATCGTATTTGCGGTGCTTATTATTGTCCTTCTCGTTAAGCCGACCGGTATTCTGGGTAAGAAAATACAAGAGAAAGTGTAA